One Solirubrobacterales bacterium DNA window includes the following coding sequences:
- a CDS encoding dihydroorotase produces MTRPELKLIEPLPPEPIGPPAEECLSFRGGRPAELLVTGARVVDPGAGHDEVLDVLVRDGEIAEIGKGLTAPEGGETIDASGKHLFPGFIDPHVHLRTPGFEYKENLESGTRSAAAGGFTAIIAMANTNPPIDSPGAIQSLRMRAQEDAHIPVAFSATVTKGMKGKQLSEMAELAEAGAICFTDDGLPIVDAGLMRQALQYQRLAGRPLALHQEDPALTRGGVMHEGHVSAGLGLAGYPPVSESTYIARDALLAEYEGGRIHVQHLSCVGSIEAVAAAKERGVQITTEVTPHHLTLTDEAIGDGTDANFKMNPPLRTEEDRQALIAALKSGVVDIIATDHAPHAAHEKEVPFELAAMGVTGLETSFPVVYTDLVKTGVLDLSLVIDRLTKGAALFELPTPTVSKGAPANFNLVDLEATWVVGEEGYASRSSNSCFAGRELSGRVLMTVAAGVIAFRARSFAMQEVGA; encoded by the coding sequence ATGACGCGCCCAGAACTGAAATTGATTGAGCCGCTGCCGCCAGAGCCGATCGGCCCGCCGGCCGAGGAATGCTTGAGCTTCCGCGGCGGCAGGCCCGCCGAGTTGCTGGTCACGGGCGCGCGCGTAGTCGATCCAGGCGCCGGGCACGACGAGGTGCTCGATGTTCTCGTCCGCGATGGCGAGATCGCCGAGATTGGCAAGGGCTTGACCGCGCCTGAAGGTGGCGAGACGATCGACGCATCTGGCAAGCACCTCTTCCCGGGTTTCATTGACCCACACGTCCACCTGCGCACGCCGGGCTTTGAGTACAAGGAGAATCTCGAGTCAGGAACCCGTTCGGCTGCCGCTGGTGGATTCACCGCGATCATTGCGATGGCCAACACCAACCCGCCGATCGACAGCCCGGGCGCGATCCAGTCACTGCGTATGCGCGCCCAAGAAGACGCCCACATTCCTGTGGCCTTCAGCGCCACTGTCACCAAGGGCATGAAGGGCAAGCAGCTCTCCGAGATGGCCGAACTCGCCGAGGCCGGAGCGATCTGCTTCACCGACGACGGCCTGCCGATCGTTGACGCGGGCCTGATGCGTCAGGCGTTGCAGTACCAACGACTCGCTGGCCGTCCGCTTGCGCTACATCAGGAAGACCCGGCCTTGACCCGCGGCGGCGTGATGCACGAAGGACACGTCAGCGCTGGACTCGGACTTGCCGGCTACCCGCCGGTATCGGAAAGCACGTACATCGCTCGCGACGCACTGCTCGCCGAGTACGAGGGAGGCCGCATCCACGTGCAACACCTCTCATGTGTCGGCTCGATCGAAGCCGTCGCTGCAGCCAAAGAGCGCGGCGTTCAGATCACCACCGAGGTCACCCCGCACCACCTGACCCTGACCGACGAAGCGATCGGCGACGGCACCGACGCAAACTTCAAAATGAATCCGCCACTGCGCACCGAGGAGGACCGTCAGGCCTTGATCGCCGCGCTGAAGAGCGGGGTGGTGGACATCATCGCCACCGACCACGCGCCCCACGCCGCGCACGAAAAAGAAGTCCCGTTCGAACTCGCCGCCATGGGCGTCACGGGACTCGAAACCTCATTCCCGGTCGTCTACACCGACCTCGTAAAAACTGGAGTCCTTGATTTGAGCCTTGTGATCGACCGACTCACGAAGGGGGCGGCGCTGTTCGAGCTGCCCACGCCGACCGTTTCGAAGGGCGCCCCGGCGAACTTCAATCTTGTGGACCTTGAGGCGACCTGGGTGGTTGGCGAAGAGGGTTACGCGAGCCGCTCGTCAAACAGCTGCTTCGCGGGTCGCGAGCTGAGTGGCCGCGTCCTGATGACGGTCGCCGCGGGAGTCATCGCGTTCCGCGCCCGCAGCTTTGCGATGCAGGAGGTCGGAGCATGA
- a CDS encoding DUF4349 domain-containing protein, with amino-acid sequence MSSRRINETEQHELDVIDAIVRGGGEARPEDAALTDFALLVRNARPVPNHGEVAALDARAQEAAAKRRPRERSILKPMLVGASLLFLMGGATSVAILSASDMSAGPMSALAPTTEGDDSAASGQVSSDLVQRVATGESATSTAPAPGMVPEEITSSRVPREIARDTRLTLAADGADIERLSDRVNAIVDRYGGYVASSRVRGGEGNSGRATFALMIPAAQYKPALASISKLAHVRSRSQSSEDITTAVNSADRQLDRTTARANRLGNQLEAAETPAQRAALGRQLARANSAKRAAARQVRANRARVNYVPIALTILADKTAANKDKGEIAKAFDKAGEILTAVAAALIIVLAALIPIALIGAALWFGTRRFKRSRIERTIESATAIQPE; translated from the coding sequence ATGTCCTCTAGGCGAATCAACGAAACCGAGCAGCACGAGCTGGACGTGATCGACGCAATCGTTCGCGGCGGGGGAGAGGCGCGCCCGGAAGACGCGGCGCTGACCGACTTTGCTCTACTTGTGCGCAACGCGCGGCCGGTTCCGAATCATGGTGAGGTTGCCGCTCTCGATGCGCGTGCCCAAGAAGCCGCCGCAAAACGCAGGCCGCGAGAACGATCGATCCTCAAGCCGATGCTTGTCGGTGCATCCTTGCTTTTCCTCATGGGAGGGGCCACAAGTGTTGCGATTTTGAGCGCATCCGACATGTCCGCAGGTCCGATGAGTGCTTTGGCGCCGACGACCGAGGGGGACGATTCCGCCGCGAGCGGTCAGGTCAGTTCCGACCTTGTTCAAAGGGTCGCGACTGGCGAATCGGCAACCTCAACGGCGCCTGCTCCTGGAATGGTGCCGGAAGAAATCACGTCATCGAGGGTTCCACGAGAAATCGCACGCGACACCCGACTCACGCTTGCCGCCGACGGAGCGGACATCGAACGGCTGTCGGATCGAGTGAACGCGATTGTCGATCGCTACGGCGGCTACGTCGCCTCTTCGCGCGTGCGCGGTGGAGAAGGCAATAGCGGTCGCGCAACGTTCGCGCTGATGATTCCGGCCGCCCAGTACAAGCCGGCTCTGGCTTCGATCTCCAAGCTCGCGCACGTCCGTTCACGCTCGCAGTCAAGCGAGGACATCACAACTGCAGTCAACTCTGCCGATCGACAGCTAGACCGCACGACGGCACGCGCAAATCGACTCGGGAACCAACTCGAGGCCGCCGAAACTCCGGCACAACGCGCCGCCCTTGGCCGCCAGCTCGCGAGGGCCAACTCCGCCAAGCGCGCTGCCGCGCGCCAGGTCAGGGCCAATCGCGCCCGCGTGAACTATGTACCGATCGCCTTGACGATCCTTGCCGACAAGACCGCGGCCAACAAGGACAAGGGTGAGATCGCCAAGGCCTTCGACAAGGCTGGCGAGATCCTTACCGCTGTCGCCGCGGCTCTCATCATCGTTCTCGCGGCCCTGATCCCGATCGCGCTGATCGGCGCAGCACTCTGGTTCGGGACTCGTCGCTTCAAGCGCTCGCGTATCGAGCGAACGATTGAGTCCGCGACCGCTATTCAGCCCGAGTAG
- a CDS encoding HD domain-containing protein, producing the protein MRAFAIYMGLALILAALIILYFVRHNVEANSTQKVAEHASFVASTAVPKILPAGAWNEPVRGKILDRLDRAVKADLLNDGGLRVKFYSPDGTVVYSSDQGLIGTKTNELSRIESAMDGRLNAKVTTLGNEGGSGKDTKAIEAYAAVTYPGASSPVGVFEVYNDYGQAAGSIRQQALPLAGAVLLIFLLLYLALFPVLRRTTRQLQYSNNELRRRATDLNDNLVERTAIEQRLRETIEDLERSENSLEHAQEETIMRLSMAVERRDQETGDHIERMGRYCTLLASKLGWSDQKCELLRIAAPLHDVGKIAIPDSILLKPGALTPEERLEIEKHAEVGHEILAGSDSPLLDLAARIALSHHEHWDGNGYPNGLVGEEIPIEGRVAAIADVFDALTSDRVYRPAMTVERSLAIMSEGRASQFDPVLLDVFFDSIVEVLLIRDGHVEEKQQQRQENLGHRRRARRAVPTASNFESAEEDGGQARSMVG; encoded by the coding sequence ATGCGCGCCTTCGCCATTTACATGGGGCTGGCCCTGATCCTCGCTGCGTTGATCATTCTGTATTTCGTTCGGCACAACGTAGAAGCCAACTCGACGCAGAAGGTTGCAGAGCACGCGAGTTTCGTTGCTTCGACCGCCGTTCCGAAAATCCTACCCGCGGGAGCATGGAATGAGCCGGTCAGGGGCAAAATTCTGGACAGGCTCGACCGCGCCGTAAAAGCCGACCTGCTCAACGACGGTGGCCTGCGCGTGAAGTTCTATTCGCCCGACGGAACCGTCGTCTACTCATCCGATCAGGGGCTGATCGGGACCAAGACCAACGAGCTGAGCCGCATCGAGAGCGCAATGGACGGCCGCTTGAACGCCAAGGTCACAACTCTTGGCAACGAAGGCGGGTCCGGGAAGGACACCAAGGCAATTGAGGCGTACGCGGCAGTCACGTATCCGGGAGCATCATCTCCCGTCGGCGTCTTCGAGGTCTACAACGATTACGGCCAGGCAGCCGGCTCTATCCGCCAACAGGCACTACCACTGGCCGGCGCTGTGCTCCTGATCTTTCTCCTCTTGTACCTCGCACTGTTTCCGGTACTGCGCCGTACGACCCGCCAGCTTCAGTACTCCAACAATGAGCTGCGTCGGCGCGCGACAGACCTGAACGACAACCTTGTAGAACGCACGGCCATCGAGCAACGACTGCGCGAAACGATCGAAGACCTTGAACGCTCGGAGAACTCACTCGAGCACGCGCAGGAAGAAACGATCATGCGCCTCTCGATGGCCGTCGAGCGCCGCGACCAGGAAACCGGCGACCACATTGAGCGCATGGGCCGCTATTGCACCCTGCTTGCCTCGAAGCTCGGTTGGAGCGACCAGAAGTGTGAGCTCTTGAGAATCGCCGCCCCGCTGCATGATGTCGGCAAGATCGCTATCCCCGATTCGATTCTGCTGAAGCCCGGCGCGCTTACGCCCGAGGAGCGCCTGGAGATCGAGAAGCATGCCGAGGTCGGCCACGAGATCCTCGCTGGCTCAGACTCTCCCCTACTTGACCTTGCTGCACGCATAGCGCTGAGCCACCACGAGCATTGGGACGGGAACGGCTACCCCAATGGCCTCGTCGGTGAAGAGATCCCGATCGAGGGCCGGGTTGCCGCAATCGCAGATGTTTTCGACGCGCTCACCAGTGACCGCGTCTACCGCCCCGCGATGACCGTCGAGCGCTCGCTCGCGATCATGTCTGAGGGCCGCGCGTCGCAGTTTGACCCCGTCCTCCTGGACGTCTTCTTTGACTCGATCGTCGAGGTGCTTCTGATCCGCGACGGCCACGTCGAAGAGAAGCAGCAACAGCGCCAGGAGAACCTCGGACATCGCCGGCGTGCACGCCGCGCTGTGCCCACCGCGAGCAACTTTGAGTCCGCCGAAGAAGACGGTGGCCAGGCACGCTCGATGGTAGGGTGA
- the carA gene encoding glutamine-hydrolyzing carbamoyl-phosphate synthase small subunit — translation MSDRRPAYVLLEDGARFDGFAAGAAAQVTGEVVFNTSMSGYQEALTDPSYRGQIITYTYPMVGNYGVAEAFMESDAPHARAVVMREIAPAGSPGIKGSWEQWLIDQGIPGITGVNTRSLVRHIRDKGAMRGGTFDGSVSEADARAAIEAEPSMKGADFAKEVTPNEPIIHGDGSAAHVVAIDTGIKRSIIENLVARGVKLELHPCDTPAEALLARNPDFFFLANGPGDPGALDYVVENVRQLIGKKPVFGICLGHQLLCRAIGLETYKLQFGHRGANHPVKDLQTGKIDITSQNHGFAVQTPDGSGKVLGDEPVCWETDFGAAELSHVNLYDRTVEGLLLRDVSGATVQYHPEAGPGPHDALYLFDRFLEMA, via the coding sequence ATGAGCGATCGCCGTCCCGCCTACGTATTGCTCGAAGACGGCGCTCGCTTTGACGGGTTCGCCGCGGGCGCTGCTGCCCAGGTGACCGGCGAAGTTGTGTTCAACACTTCGATGTCGGGCTACCAGGAGGCATTGACCGACCCCAGCTATCGCGGCCAGATCATCACTTACACGTATCCGATGGTCGGCAACTACGGAGTCGCCGAGGCCTTCATGGAATCCGATGCGCCGCACGCTCGTGCAGTTGTGATGCGCGAGATCGCTCCGGCGGGCTCTCCGGGCATCAAGGGCTCCTGGGAGCAGTGGTTGATCGATCAGGGAATCCCCGGAATCACCGGTGTCAACACACGATCGCTGGTGCGCCACATCCGCGACAAGGGCGCGATGCGCGGCGGGACCTTCGACGGATCGGTAAGCGAGGCAGACGCCCGCGCCGCGATTGAAGCCGAGCCGAGCATGAAGGGCGCGGACTTCGCCAAAGAGGTCACGCCCAACGAGCCGATCATCCACGGTGACGGCAGCGCGGCACACGTAGTTGCGATCGACACGGGCATCAAACGCTCGATCATCGAAAACCTTGTGGCTCGCGGCGTGAAGCTCGAACTGCATCCCTGCGACACGCCCGCAGAAGCGCTGCTTGCGCGCAACCCAGACTTTTTCTTCCTGGCCAATGGCCCCGGCGACCCCGGCGCGCTCGACTACGTGGTCGAGAACGTCCGCCAGCTGATCGGGAAGAAGCCGGTCTTCGGCATCTGCCTCGGCCACCAGCTGCTCTGCCGCGCGATCGGCCTTGAGACCTACAAGCTCCAGTTCGGCCACCGCGGGGCAAACCACCCGGTGAAAGACCTCCAGACAGGAAAGATCGACATCACTTCACAGAACCACGGCTTCGCCGTCCAGACCCCCGACGGATCGGGCAAAGTGCTCGGCGACGAGCCGGTGTGCTGGGAGACCGACTTTGGCGCCGCCGAACTCAGCCACGTGAACCTCTACGACCGCACGGTTGAAGGCCTTCTGCTCCGCGACGTCTCGGGCGCGACGGTTCAGTACCACCCCGAGGCCGGCCCCGGACCGCACGACGCGCTCTACCTCTTCGACCGCTTCCTGGAGATGGCATAG
- a CDS encoding aspartate carbamoyltransferase catalytic subunit produces the protein MRNLIGIAGLEREAIERLLDRAESLSQLSERENKKLPTLSGRTIVNLFFENSTRTRSSFDLAAKRLSADTVTIQASSSSVEKGESLRDTVQTLSAYKPSAIVVRSPHVGAPGMITRWTDASVINAGDGKHEHPTQALLDAFTLRRRLNELDGRNIWIIGDVLHSRVARSNILALTALGASVTVCGPPTLIPREIEKLGCTVSYTLDGSSEADVLYVLRMQNERMNDEQSFIPSVREYARYFQINGKRLGANQLLMHPGPVNRGVELSPDVVDAPQSLITEQVAAGVAVRMAVFYELLAGRGPDGGAAKEQSAQIQEVKLTS, from the coding sequence ATGCGGAATTTGATTGGAATCGCAGGGCTCGAGCGCGAAGCGATCGAACGGCTGCTCGATCGCGCCGAGAGCCTCTCGCAGCTTTCTGAACGCGAGAACAAGAAACTCCCGACACTCTCGGGCCGCACGATCGTCAATCTCTTCTTCGAGAACTCGACCCGCACGCGGTCTTCGTTCGACCTTGCAGCCAAGCGGCTCTCGGCCGACACGGTCACGATCCAGGCCAGCAGTTCAAGCGTGGAGAAGGGCGAGTCGCTGCGCGACACCGTTCAGACGCTCTCTGCCTATAAACCGTCGGCGATCGTCGTACGCAGCCCGCACGTGGGAGCGCCCGGGATGATCACTCGCTGGACCGACGCCTCGGTGATCAACGCCGGCGACGGAAAGCACGAACACCCCACCCAAGCTCTGCTTGACGCCTTCACACTTCGCCGCCGCCTCAACGAACTCGACGGCCGCAACATCTGGATCATCGGCGACGTCTTGCACAGCCGCGTCGCCCGCTCAAACATCCTTGCGCTCACGGCGCTCGGCGCGTCGGTCACGGTCTGCGGACCGCCGACGCTGATCCCTCGCGAGATCGAGAAGCTCGGCTGCACAGTTTCTTACACGCTTGACGGCTCCAGCGAGGCCGACGTGCTCTACGTCCTGCGGATGCAGAACGAGCGCATGAACGACGAGCAGAGCTTTATTCCATCGGTGCGCGAGTACGCGCGCTACTTCCAGATCAACGGCAAGCGGCTCGGCGCCAATCAGTTGTTGATGCATCCGGGCCCGGTCAACCGCGGCGTCGAGCTCTCACCCGATGTCGTCGATGCGCCGCAATCTTTGATCACCGAGCAGGTAGCCGCTGGCGTTGCGGTGCGCATGGCCGTCTTCTACGAGTTGCTCGCCGGTCGCGGGCCCGACGGCGGGGCTGCCAAAGAGCAGTCCGCCCAAATCCAGGAAGTGAAGTTGACCTCATGA
- the rnz gene encoding ribonuclease Z, which produces MNLSAVFIGTAGSTPTARRGLASLLLRHGGDQLLFDCGEGTQRQLIQSVGLSDIEHLFVTHFHADHILGIPGMLKTFGLRGREVPMTIYGPPGLQAMIDDMDNLIGRLPFDVDIYELQPHEELGFKGYTVSGFDVAHRGRAFGFKLAEHDRPGHFNETAARELGVQPGPDFGVLQRGGEITVADGTVVRAEQVVGEDRRGRTIVYTGDTSPCDAVVEAARGADLLVHESTFGDEESARATETSHSTARQAAETARDAEVEMLCLTHVSGRYLGKELRAEAREVFENTELPRDFDVVELPFPERGKPILVKED; this is translated from the coding sequence ATGAACCTTTCGGCAGTCTTCATAGGCACAGCCGGCTCAACTCCGACCGCACGCAGGGGCTTGGCGTCGCTGCTTTTGCGACACGGCGGCGATCAGTTGCTGTTTGATTGTGGCGAAGGGACCCAACGTCAGCTGATCCAATCCGTCGGCCTCAGCGACATCGAACACCTATTCGTGACGCACTTTCACGCGGATCACATTCTCGGCATTCCGGGGATGTTGAAGACGTTCGGACTGCGCGGGCGAGAGGTTCCGATGACGATCTACGGACCTCCTGGATTGCAGGCGATGATCGACGACATGGACAACTTGATCGGTCGGCTTCCGTTTGACGTGGACATCTACGAACTCCAGCCGCACGAGGAACTCGGGTTCAAGGGCTACACCGTGAGCGGATTCGACGTGGCTCACCGTGGTCGGGCGTTCGGCTTCAAGCTCGCCGAGCACGATCGCCCCGGGCACTTCAATGAGACCGCCGCTCGAGAACTAGGGGTCCAGCCGGGTCCAGACTTTGGAGTTCTTCAGCGTGGCGGCGAAATCACGGTCGCCGATGGAACCGTCGTGCGAGCGGAGCAAGTTGTCGGGGAAGACCGTCGCGGCCGCACAATTGTCTACACCGGCGACACCTCTCCATGCGATGCCGTTGTCGAGGCCGCTCGCGGCGCGGATCTTCTGGTGCACGAGTCAACTTTCGGCGACGAGGAGTCGGCCAGGGCCACCGAGACCAGTCACAGCACTGCTCGGCAGGCCGCAGAAACTGCGCGCGACGCGGAAGTGGAGATGCTCTGCCTCACGCACGTATCTGGGCGCTACCTCGGAAAAGAGCTGCGCGCCGAGGCGCGCGAAGTTTTCGAGAACACTGAGCTCCCGCGCGACTTCGACGTCGTCGAACTACCATTTCCCGAGCGCGGAAAGCCCATTTTGGTCAAAGAAGACTGA
- a CDS encoding ZIP family zinc transporter: protein MGAAFFWGFVGGAALLIGALIAYFWDMPGKVLGGIMAFGSGVLISAVAFELVDEANATTDGNWAVAVGLAAGALAFFAGDLLIDRAGGKHRKSSKAHGDDSEGKAIMFGTILDGIPESIVIGLGLIGGETVSAAMVAAVFLSNLPEAIGSTSGMKQSGWSAPKLFGMWAAVALISGISSMLGFAVFDSASDEAVAIVLAFAGGALLTMLIDTMVPEAFKMNGAVAGLLTTLGFGIAYAISAFS from the coding sequence ATGGGCGCAGCGTTCTTTTGGGGTTTTGTCGGCGGCGCAGCGCTCTTGATTGGCGCGCTGATCGCATATTTCTGGGACATGCCGGGCAAGGTGCTCGGTGGAATCATGGCGTTTGGCTCTGGCGTGCTGATCAGCGCGGTCGCGTTCGAGCTCGTTGACGAAGCGAACGCGACCACCGACGGCAATTGGGCAGTCGCTGTCGGGCTGGCTGCCGGCGCCCTTGCCTTCTTCGCAGGCGACCTGTTGATCGACCGCGCCGGAGGCAAGCATCGAAAGTCCTCGAAGGCGCACGGTGACGATTCAGAGGGGAAGGCGATCATGTTCGGCACGATCCTCGATGGCATTCCCGAGTCGATCGTGATCGGGCTCGGGTTGATCGGGGGCGAAACGGTGAGCGCTGCGATGGTCGCCGCCGTGTTCCTTTCCAACCTTCCAGAGGCGATCGGGTCCACCAGCGGAATGAAGCAGTCGGGTTGGAGCGCACCGAAGCTGTTTGGCATGTGGGCTGCCGTGGCGTTGATCTCGGGCATCTCATCGATGCTGGGTTTTGCCGTTTTCGACTCCGCGAGCGACGAGGCAGTCGCGATCGTCCTTGCGTTCGCCGGCGGAGCCCTCTTGACGATGCTGATCGACACGATGGTGCCGGAGGCGTTCAAGATGAACGGCGCGGTCGCGGGACTGCTCACGACGCTTGGATTCGGTATTGCGTACGCGATCAGCGCGTTCAGCTAA
- the pyrR gene encoding bifunctional pyr operon transcriptional regulator/uracil phosphoribosyltransferase PyrR, with translation MPDDANSSGAGASASKVVFDRADLSRTVVRIAHEIVEKNGDRPFALIGIHRRGVPVARRLAGQIADFDGREIPVGELDISFYRDDIGQLRESAPVVHSSSIDFSIDEHVIVLVDDVLYTGRTVRAAIDALFDFGRPPAVQLAVLADRGHRELPIRPDFVGKNLPTSSDERVNVRVEELDGVDEIAIVPTTQTVSS, from the coding sequence ATGCCAGACGACGCCAACTCTTCGGGAGCTGGAGCATCCGCGTCCAAGGTCGTATTCGACCGTGCCGATCTCTCGCGCACAGTTGTACGCATCGCCCATGAGATCGTCGAAAAGAACGGTGACCGGCCCTTCGCGTTGATTGGCATCCATCGTCGCGGAGTTCCAGTTGCCCGGCGCCTCGCTGGCCAGATCGCGGACTTCGACGGTCGCGAGATCCCCGTGGGCGAGCTGGACATCTCCTTCTATCGCGACGACATCGGCCAGCTGCGCGAGAGCGCGCCCGTCGTCCATTCGTCGAGCATCGACTTCTCGATCGATGAGCACGTGATCGTCCTGGTGGACGACGTGCTCTACACCGGCCGCACGGTCCGCGCCGCGATCGACGCTCTCTTCGACTTCGGTCGCCCGCCGGCAGTTCAGCTGGCGGTGCTGGCAGATCGCGGACACCGCGAGCTTCCGATCCGACCGGACTTTGTTGGCAAGAACCTTCCGACCAGCAGCGACGAGCGCGTGAACGTGCGCGTCGAGGAGTTGGACGGGGTGGATGAGATCGCCATCGTTCCGACTACCCAGACGGTGAGCAGCTGA
- a CDS encoding ATP-binding protein: protein MIMRSTERQQSPDANALRLRMTALPENVMLVRQALDGAARELGASTAIVEDLKLAVTEACSNVVKYAYRESTGALEVTLDPADAGFSIVVRDDGTWLERAVSDGEAGGLGIPLMEAVTRRFEITSDANGTTVRLDFPLRRESAEPLDA, encoded by the coding sequence ATGATTATGCGATCTACAGAGCGCCAGCAATCGCCCGACGCGAACGCGCTCCGACTACGAATGACCGCCCTGCCCGAGAACGTGATGCTCGTGCGCCAGGCACTTGACGGTGCAGCACGCGAACTGGGCGCGTCCACGGCAATCGTCGAGGATCTCAAACTTGCCGTCACCGAGGCATGTTCGAACGTCGTGAAATACGCCTATCGTGAATCCACCGGGGCGCTTGAAGTCACCCTTGACCCAGCAGATGCTGGATTCAGCATCGTTGTTCGCGATGACGGCACCTGGCTCGAGCGGGCCGTCTCCGATGGCGAGGCCGGCGGACTTGGCATTCCGCTGATGGAGGCCGTCACACGGCGCTTCGAGATCACCTCCGACGCGAACGGCACGACAGTAAGGCTCGACTTTCCCCTCCGCCGTGAGAGCGCAGAGCCCCTCGATGCCTGA
- a CDS encoding SigB/SigF/SigG family RNA polymerase sigma factor → MQNDPLTQEKQNPSVRAEEELALLRRYRLSGDDHARDELVARMLPWVRRIAQRYSNRGMDPDDLVQVGSLGLLKAIDRFDFDRGVRLTTFAEPNVTGEIKRHFRDHGWSVRPPRDLQELNAEVMRTIEVLAAELQRSPTIAEIAAYTNTSDEQVLEAMHAGAAYDTAPLISDDNEDGGLIESKALATKDPGLRRAELRNTLGSSFSELNDRDKEILHMRFFEDLTQAEIANRIGVSQMQVSRILRAALNSARKRLNSGETS, encoded by the coding sequence GTGCAGAACGATCCATTGACTCAGGAAAAACAAAACCCGTCCGTCCGCGCGGAGGAAGAGCTCGCTCTCTTGCGTCGCTACCGCCTGTCCGGCGATGACCATGCCCGTGACGAACTCGTCGCGAGAATGCTCCCATGGGTGCGGCGAATCGCCCAGCGGTACTCCAATCGCGGGATGGACCCCGATGACCTCGTTCAGGTCGGCTCGCTCGGACTGCTGAAGGCAATCGATCGCTTCGACTTCGATCGCGGCGTCCGCCTTACGACGTTCGCCGAGCCAAACGTCACCGGCGAAATCAAGCGCCATTTCCGTGATCACGGTTGGAGCGTGCGACCGCCGCGCGATCTTCAGGAGCTGAACGCCGAAGTGATGCGCACGATCGAGGTGCTCGCCGCCGAACTTCAACGTTCACCGACCATCGCCGAGATCGCCGCCTACACGAACACGAGCGATGAACAAGTCCTCGAAGCGATGCATGCCGGCGCCGCCTACGACACGGCGCCGCTGATCAGCGATGACAACGAGGACGGCGGCCTGATCGAGAGCAAGGCCCTCGCAACCAAGGATCCCGGCCTACGTCGCGCCGAGTTGCGCAACACGCTCGGCAGCAGCTTTTCCGAGCTGAACGATCGCGACAAAGAGATTCTCCACATGCGTTTCTTCGAGGATCTGACCCAGGCAGAGATCGCCAATCGCATCGGTGTTTCACAGATGCAGGTGTCGCGAATTCTTCGAGCCGCGTTGAACTCCGCGAGAAAACGGCTCAATTCAGGAGAAACTTCATGA